Within the Methanomassiliicoccales archaeon genome, the region TACGTCAGCAATGGGACCGTCCCGATCTATGGCGCCAAGGTCACCCTGTTGAACGACCAGTACAATTACTCCGGCGTCTCGGTCAATCCCCTCGGGCAGTATACCATCAGCAATGTCCGGCCAGGGACGTACACCGTGATCACCAGCAAGGTCGGCTATTACGACTCCGCCCCCCAGGCGCCGGTGACCATGGAGCGCAATGTCACCAAGTTCCTGGACTTCGTGCTGGACGAGCAGCCGGCGGAGCTGAACGGCCGAGTGGTGTATCAGGGCGACGGGCTGGCCGGAGTTAAGGTCGTCATCGTCAGCAACCAGTTCACCACCACCGCCTACACCGATGGGAACGGCAACTACTCCTTCCAGCTGATCCCGGCCGGGACCTACGACGTAACGTTCAGCAAGGACACCTACCTGGACCATACGCAGAACGTCGGTCTGTCCCCATTCGAGGTCGAGACCCTGAACGTGGAGATGGAGTTCGACAGCGCGAACAACACCCATACCTACCTTCTGGACTTCGATCTAGCCCACTCCCTCATGATAGTCGGACTGACCATAACCCTGACATTGCTGCTGGTGGCCCTCTTCATCAACCACAAGGCCAAGCGCAAGCCCGAGACGGTGGAGAAGGAAGAGGAATCAGAGAAGTGAGGCTTTCTTCCTGACGGCGCCCTCGATCTCTTCGAACAGGCTTCGGCCGTGCGAGTCCATGGCCACTACCATCGGCCCCAGGCCCTCCGCCCGCAGGCGCCAGACCGCCTCGGCCATCCCCAGGTCCTCCCATTGTACGTCCAGCACTTCCGGAAGGTGCTCCGCGGCCAGCACCGCGGCGCCGCCGGTGAAGCTCAGGTAGGCGCAGCCGACCTCGCCCATGGTCTGGAGCACCTCGGGGGACATGCCGCCTTTGCCTATTATCAATCGTGGGCGGAACGCTTTCAAAAATTCAGGCTCGAGGGAGTTCATCCGGGCGCTGGTGGTCGGCCCCGCGGCCAGCACTTGCCATCCGTCCGCGTTCCTCACTATCGGACCGCAATGGTACAACGCTTTGTCCTTAAGATCGAAAGGCATCTTCTTCCCCTTCCGGTGCATCTCCAAGGCTCGCAGATGGGCCTCGTCCCGGAGCGTCAATACCTCCCCGCTGAGGCCAACCAGTTCCCCGGCCTTCAGGGACCTGACCTCCTTTTCGCTGATGGGAGAAACGATGTTCTTGACCTTCACCAGGACCCCTCCTCGGAGAAGTTCACTCGTCCGTCCCGGTGTATGCGGGCGAAGGCCTTGCGGGCGGCCCAGCAGTTGAGGCTGACCGCCACCGGCAGGCTGGCGGTGTGGCATTCGGCCTTCTCCATGAGCACCCCCAGGACGGTCGTTTTTCCGCCCAGGCCCATCGGCCCCAGCCCCAGGGAGTTGAGCTTTTGGTGAAGGTCCTCCTCCATCGAGGCC harbors:
- a CDS encoding carboxypeptidase-like regulatory domain-containing protein, encoding MRKLSVMLLAAALLLCAVPLCSDQAEGAPSDTSIVGQVIDVEASGFPGVVIKAVNATTFYEYSTVSAADGNYSLMLNPGLYTVSANFINYTANVTYHNVQVGVGQVVRLNFTMSELLGTLTGYVSNGTVPIYGAKVTLLNDQYNYSGVSVNPLGQYTISNVRPGTYTVITSKVGYYDSAPQAPVTMERNVTKFLDFVLDEQPAELNGRVVYQGDGLAGVKVVIVSNQFTTTAYTDGNGNYSFQLIPAGTYDVTFSKDTYLDHTQNVGLSPFEVETLNVEMEFDSANNTHTYLLDFDLAHSLMIVGLTITLTLLLVALFINHKAKRKPETVEKEEESEK
- a CDS encoding FumA C-terminus/TtdB family hydratase beta subunit, translating into MKVKNIVSPISEKEVRSLKAGELVGLSGEVLTLRDEAHLRALEMHRKGKKMPFDLKDKALYHCGPIVRNADGWQVLAAGPTTSARMNSLEPEFLKAFRPRLIIGKGGMSPEVLQTMGEVGCAYLSFTGGAAVLAAEHLPEVLDVQWEDLGMAEAVWRLRAEGLGPMVVAMDSHGRSLFEEIEGAVRKKASLL